ACCCGCCGACCATCCCGCTCGACGCCAATGGCCAGGGCATTCCCTACGCCACCTATGGCTTCGCCGCGCAGCTCTGCGCGCTGGCGGTGGATGTGAAGCTCGGCACCGTGCAACTGCAACGCATCGTCGCCGCGCATGATGTGGGGCGCGCGATCAACCCGACGCTGGTCGAGGGGCAGATCCATGGCGGCATCGCCCAGGGGATCGGCCTTGCGCTGATGGAGGAATATCTCCCCGGCCGCACCGAGAACCTGCATGACTACCTGATCCCGAGCTTCGGCGATGTGCCGCCGATCGAGACGATCCTGATCGAGGAGCGCGAGCCGCTCGGCCCCTACGGCGCCAAGGGCGTGGGCGAGCCCGCACTGGTGGCGACCGCGCCCGCGATCTTCTCGGCGATCCGCGACGCGACGGGGGCGGAGTGCCATCGCATTCCGGCGCTGCCGCATCGGGTGCTGGAGGCGCTGAAGGAGACCGGCCGATGGTAGAACAGCGCACCCCCAGTCCTGGGGTCTGGGGCCTTGCGGCCCCAGCCGCCGGAGGCCTCTTCTCATGGTAGACCGCACCTCCATCTTCGGCGCCGCCGAGGCCGATGGCATTGTCCGTTGCGACGCCTGCCCTGTGCTGTGCCGCATCCGCCCCGGCCGTGCCGGTGCCTGCCATCGCTATGCGAATGAAGACGGCCGCCTCGTCCGTACCGACCCGCTGGTGCTGCTGACCCAGACGGAACAGCCGCTCGTGCCCTTCCTGGAGGGTGCGGAGGATTGGGATGGCGGCATCACGCGCCCCACCTTCGTCACTGCCATCGGCGCCGGCACCACCTATCCCGACTACAAGCCCGCGCCCTTCATCGTCAGCAGCACGCATGCGGGCGTGGACACGGTGACGGTCGTGACCGAGGGCATCTTCAGCTATTGCGGCCTCAAGGCGAAGATCGACACGGACCGGCACCTCGGCCCTGAAGCCGCCCGCGTGATGCATGAGGGCGAGCAGATCGGCCATGTCACCACCGCCGAATACGGCTCGCAGATGCTCAGCCTCGGTGGCGTGCGGCATCTGACCGGCGGCTCCAAGCGCGAGGGCAATGTCACCTGCGCCGCCATGCTGGCCCTGTGCTCCAAGCAGGCGATCGAGGTGGAGATCGAGGGCGGCTCGAAGCTCATCCTCCAGGCCGGCGCCGCGCCCATCGTGAACGGCGTGCCGGAGACGCGGATGCGCGTCGGCTGCGGCAGCGCGGCCGTGGGCATCTTCGCGCAGCAATGGCAGGGGCATGTGGATGAGGTGATCGTGGTGGATGACCACATCACTGGCGTGCTGACCGAGCACCAGGCCGGCAAATGCCTGAACATGCGCGCCTCCGGCATCCGCGTGCGCGGCCGGCGCTCCACCCCCGGGCGGTATTTCCAGGTGGCGCATCCCGGCAGCGGCTGGGGCGGCACCGATGTGACGGACCCGCTCTCGCTCATCGAGAGCATCGACCCCAAGCTCGCCTGGCCTGGGCTGCGCCTGCTGCTGACCAGCACGACAGGCGAGGATTTCCTCTATGTCGAGCTCGATGAGGCGCTGCGCCCCGTCCCCGCCCCGGTGCCGGCCGCCGTGGCCGCCACCGTGGCGCGCATCGGCGAGAATTGCGAGCCGGCGCTGACCTCCATCCTGTTCATGGCCGGCGCGGGCGGTTCGCTGCGCGCGGGGGTCACGGAGAATCCGATCCTGTTGACGCGGGCCGTGCAGCGTGGCGAGGTTACGGTCACGATGGGGGGTGCGCCCTGCTACCTGTATCCGGGAGGCGGCATCACGATCATGGCGGACGTCCTGCGCCTGCCGGACAAGGCCTTCGGCCATGTGCCGACGCCCGCCCTCGTGGCGCCGCTCGAATTCACCCTGCGCGCCGATCTCTACGCCGCCCTGGGCGGGCATGTGGACCAGGCCATCAGCCTTGCCACCCTGCTGGAGCAGGAGGGGAATGCCGCGCTGCGCGGCGAGTGGCTGCGCGATAATCCCTGGCCGGGGGCCCCCGGGCCCTGGCCGGGCGCCCCCGGACGACAGAGCCCGGGATGACCGAGGTCGAGTGGCCCCCGCCGCGCCGTGCCCTGCTGCCCGATGGGCGGCTGCACCTGCAGGACGGGCCCATTGACCTCGTCATCGGGCTGGAAGGGGCCCGCGCCGCGGTGATCGAGGCGCGGGAGGCGGCCTGGCAGGGGCTGCATGGCGTGCTGCCCGGCCTCTCCCGCGAATTGGCCCTGCTGCGCGCGCCGCTGATGGGGCGCATGCCCGCCTTCACCCATCCGGTCGCGAAGCGCATGGCCGAGGCCGCCTGGCCGCACCGCATGCATTATGTGACGCCCATGGTCGCGGTGGCCGGCGCCGTCGCCGAGCATGTGCTGCGCGCCATCATCGCGGTGCCGGGCATCAGCCTCGCGCATGTGAACAATGGCGGCGACATCGCGCTGCACCTCTCGCCCGCCAGCACCCTGCGCGTCGGGCTCGTCGAGGATCCGGCGCGGCCGGAGCCCAGCGGCCTCGCGGTGATTCGCGGCGGCGATGCGGTGCGCGGCATCGCCACCTCGGGCTGGCGGGGGCGCAGCTTCAGCCGGGGCATCGCCGATGCGGTGACCGTGCTTGCCGCCCGCGCGCCGGAGGCGGATGCGGCGGCCAGCATCATCGCCAATGCGGTGGATGTGGACCATCCGGCCATCTCCCGCGCCCGGGCCTGCGAACTCGACCCCGACAGCGACCTGCGCGACCTGCATGTGACGGTGGAGGTGGGCGCCCTGCCGGAAGAGGCGGTGGGCACGGCGCTGGATGCGGGCGAGCGCTGCGCCGAGGGGCTGCTGGCGCGCGGCCTGATCCTGGGCGCCTGCCTGCGCCTGCAAGGTCGGCTCCGGCTGGTGGGGGCGGCCGGCGTGCTGGCGGCGATGGAGCAGGTGGTCGTCCCGCCCTGACGCAAAAATCCGCCTCCGTTGCGCGTGCAATCCGAGCGGTGCCAGCGTAGAATCCCTCCCGATTGAGGAGGCACGCATGACAGAATTCGACCCACGGCTTCGCCGCCGCTTGCTGGTGGTGAACCTGGTGGCCCTGGGCAGTGCGGCCTCGGGCGCGGGGGCCCTGGCACAGGGCACGAAATCCGGCCCCCGCCCGCCGCAAAGCGGCCTGACCGACGCCGACCCGAACGACCCCGCCGGCAATGGCCGTGGCGGCAACGCGCCCCGGCCGGGCCAGCAGGGCCGCAGCGATTCCGATCCGACGGATCCGGCAGGCCAGGGCCGCGGCGGCAATGCCCCGCGCGGCCAGAGCGACTCCGACCCGACCGACCCGCCCGGACAGGGCCGCGGCGGCAATACGCCACGCCAGGGCCAGAGCGATTCCGACCCGACCGACCCACCCGGGCAGGGTCGCGGCGGCAATGCCCCGCGCGGCCAAAGCGATTCCGACCCGACCGACCCACCCGGACAGGGCCGCGGCGGCAATGCGCCACGCCAGGGCCAGAGCGATTCCGACCCGACCGACCCGCCCGGCCAGGGCCGCGGCCGCGGCAATGCGCCCCGCCAGGGCCAGAGCGATTCCGACCCGACCGACCCACCCGGGCAGGGTCGCGGCGGCAATGCCCCGCGCGGCCAGAGCGATTCCGACCCGACCGACCCGCCCGGCCAGGGCCGTGGCGGCGCCCGGCCGGCGCCGGCCGGGCCGACCGACAACGACCCGAGCGACCCCCCCGGGCGCGGGCGCGGCGGCAGGCCGGAGCAGAAGGGCGCCTGACCCGGCGCCTACCGGACCCGGCATGCACCGGGCGGCGGAAATCCCGCCGCCGCCCACCGCCAGCGAAATTACCAGATTGTGAGACAGCGCATTCCCTGCTTCTCTCCCGCGCGGGCGATGTCCAGACCCGCGTCTTCCAAGGAGGCTTCTGCAATGCGCAGCCATCACGTCACGCTCACCCGGCCGGCGCTGCGCGCGGCTGCCCTGGCACTGTTCGCCGCCCCTCTGCTCGCCGCGGCGCCGGCCGCCGCCGTCGAGTATGACGGCAACTGGCAATTCACCATGAGCTGCACGGCCAGCGGCAACCAGGCCGCCTTCACCGAGCGCTTCACCGCACCCGTCACGCAGAATGCCGCGACCCGCAGCCGCAGCGGCCGCACCGCGCAGGGCCTGGATGAGAGCAGCCGCTTCAACGCCCGCATCGAGAACGGCCAGATGACGGCGACGGTGGAGCGCAGCCGCGGCAATGACCGCTGGAGCCTGCGCTTCGCCGGCCCTGCCACCTCCGACACGCGCTTCGACCTGGCCGGCGGCATCTTCTCGGGCGACCGCCAGCTCCGCACTTGCCGCCTGGTGGCCGAGGCGGTCAGCTCCGCCCCCGGCAGCCTCGCCGCCACCGCGCCCGCCCGCGCCGAGGCGGCGCGCCAGCAGCTGGCCCTGGCCGTCGCCGCGCTCGCCGCGCTGGAGGCCAATGCCGCCGCCGAGATCCAGGCGCTGCGCACCGACCTCGACCTTGCCCGCTTCGAGAGCGTCGCCATGCGCGCCGAACTCGACCAGCGCGGCGCCGCCATCCAGGCGCTGGAGACGCGGCTGCGGACCGCGGAAGGCGTCGCCACCCAGGCGCAGGCGGCGCTGACCCAGGCGGTCGCCACCGCCACGGCCGAGATCGGCCAGCGCGACCAGCGGTTGGCCGCCGCCGCCGGTGAGCGCACCGCCCTGCAGACCCGCCTCACCGCGGCCGAGGCGGCCGTGGCCCCGACTCAGGCCCAGGCGCAGGCGCAAGCCCAGGCCGCCGGCACCGAGCGCACGGCGCTGCAGGGCCGCCTCACCGCCGCCGAGGCCGCGCTGGCCCAGGCCCAGTCGGCCGCCACCGCCGAGCGCACCGCGCTCCAGGGCCGCCTCACCGCCGCCGAGGCCGCCGCCGCGCAGCTTCGAACCGCGCTTGAGACCGCACAGCGCGAGCTGACGGAGGCCCGCGCCGCCCAGCCGCCGCGCTAGGCCAAGGCGGGAAGGGGGGAGGCGAAGATCATGGCGCGTTTCAGCCGTCGCGGCGCCCTCGCCCTCGCCGCCGCCACGCTCCCGGCCCCCGGGCTGCGTGCCCAGGGCATCTGGAACCCGACGCGGCCGATCACGCTCGTGGTCGGCTTCCCCGCGGGGGGGCAGACGGATTTCGCAGCCCGCGTGGTCCAGTCGGGCTTGCAGAAGGCGCTCGGCGTCTCCGTCGCCATCGACAACCGGGCCGGGGCCGGCGGCAATCTGGGGACTGAGGCGGTGATGGCCGCCCGGCCAGATGGCTATACGCTGCTGGCGGGCAACATCTCGCCCATGGTGATCAACCCGCACACCATGGAAGGCATGATGATCGACCCGCGCGAAATGGTGCCGATCGGCCTCATCCTGCGGTCCTCGCTCATCCTCTGCACGCATCCCTCGCTCAATGTACGGAATCTGGCGGAGCTGCGCGCCTGGATCGCCGCCCAGCCGCGCGGCTCGATCCAGTATGGCTCCACCAGCACGGGCAGCCTGACCCATATCGCGATGGAGCTGTTCCGCGAGCGCCTGGGCAAGCCCGAGATGACGCAGATGGCCTATCGCGGCTCGGGCCCGGCGATGGCGGATTTCGTCGCCGGGCGGTTCAGCCTGATGTTCGACGGCGCCTCGGTGGTCGCGCCCCTGGTGCAGGCCGGGCAGCTGCGCTGCGTCCTGGCCACCGGCCGGACGCGCAGCCCCGCCTTTCCCGACCTGCCCACGGCGGAGCAGCAGGGCCTCAACGACTTCGCCTTCTACACCTGGACCGGCCTCTTCGCGCCGCGCGGCACGCCGCCCGAGATCGTCGCCCGCCTCAATGCCGCGCTGAACGCCGCCCTGGGCGAGCCTTCCATCCGCGAGCGCATGACCAGCCGCGGCGCCGAGCCGGGCGGCGGCAGCGCGGAGGAGATGGGTCGGCTCATGGCGGAGGACTATGCCCGCTGGGGCGAGGTGGTGCGCGTGAACCAGATCCGCGTGGAGAGCTGAGGCCTCACGACTCGAGGGCCGGCCCGCGCATCTCGCGCACCAGCTTGCGGCCGATCGCCTCGGCGAAATCGGCGTAGTCGGCGCAGGGCATGGCGAAGCTGCCGGGGCCGCCGATCACCTCCGCCGCGTAGTGCTGCAACAGGTCCGGCTCCTCGTTCAGCACGGCGAGGCCGTTGATGACCACGCCCGCCGCCACCGCCACATCCCGCACCGGGCCCGAGGCGCGGCCGCGATTGCCCGCGCCATCGCCCGAGAGGTCCACCACCTGGCGGTTGGCCGGCGCCGGGCAGCGGCCGAGCAGGGTGAGGGCGGCGACCAGCCCCTCGCCCAGGGCCGTGGCACCAGCCCGCGGCAGCCGGGGGGCCGCCAGCAGGGCCGCGGCGATGGCCGCGCCGTCCTCGGCGGTAGCGAGACGCGTCCAGGGCAGCGCCACCTCCTGCGCTTCGGACCAGAAGAGCGCGGCCACCGCCACCGCGCCGCGCGGGCCGCCGGTTGCGGCGGCGATCACGGCCGCATCCTCGAAGGCGGTGGCGAGGCCGCCCAGCATCAAGGCGAATTCATCAAAATCCACGCTGGCCGAGACATCCACGGCGAGCACCAGGGCCAGATCCACCGCCTCCATCGGCCCTTCCTCGCATCATCGCCGCCGGGCCGCCAGCCTTTCCGCGCTCCGGAATCCGGCGCAGGGTTGCGCCACCGCAAGGCGGCGGCCGCGTTGTCATGGCAATGTCATCCGCAACGCAGAGGATCTGACCCATGCAGACGCGCACCATGGCGGAGATGGTCCGCCACCAGAATCCCCTGACGCTGGGCCCCGGCGCCACGGTGCAGGAGGCCTGCGCCGCGATGCACAAGCGCCGTGTGGGCGCGGTGCTGATCGTGGAAGGGCACCGCCTGCTCGGCATCTTCACCGGGCGGGACGCGGTGCATGCGCTGGCCGTCGGCCTCGACCCCCAGCGGACGCTGGTGGGCC
This region of Sediminicoccus rosea genomic DNA includes:
- a CDS encoding 6-hydroxynicotinate reductase, whose protein sequence is MVDRTSIFGAAEADGIVRCDACPVLCRIRPGRAGACHRYANEDGRLVRTDPLVLLTQTEQPLVPFLEGAEDWDGGITRPTFVTAIGAGTTYPDYKPAPFIVSSTHAGVDTVTVVTEGIFSYCGLKAKIDTDRHLGPEAARVMHEGEQIGHVTTAEYGSQMLSLGGVRHLTGGSKREGNVTCAAMLALCSKQAIEVEIEGGSKLILQAGAAPIVNGVPETRMRVGCGSAAVGIFAQQWQGHVDEVIVVDDHITGVLTEHQAGKCLNMRASGIRVRGRRSTPGRYFQVAHPGSGWGGTDVTDPLSLIESIDPKLAWPGLRLLLTSTTGEDFLYVELDEALRPVPAPVPAAVAATVARIGENCEPALTSILFMAGAGGSLRAGVTENPILLTRAVQRGEVTVTMGGAPCYLYPGGGITIMADVLRLPDKAFGHVPTPALVAPLEFTLRADLYAALGGHVDQAISLATLLEQEGNAALRGEWLRDNPWPGAPGPWPGAPGRQSPG
- a CDS encoding UPF0280 family protein, with the protein product MTEVEWPPPRRALLPDGRLHLQDGPIDLVIGLEGARAAVIEAREAAWQGLHGVLPGLSRELALLRAPLMGRMPAFTHPVAKRMAEAAWPHRMHYVTPMVAVAGAVAEHVLRAIIAVPGISLAHVNNGGDIALHLSPASTLRVGLVEDPARPEPSGLAVIRGGDAVRGIATSGWRGRSFSRGIADAVTVLAARAPEADAAASIIANAVDVDHPAISRARACELDPDSDLRDLHVTVEVGALPEEAVGTALDAGERCAEGLLARGLILGACLRLQGRLRLVGAAGVLAAMEQVVVPP
- a CDS encoding tripartite tricarboxylate transporter substrate binding protein, whose translation is MARFSRRGALALAAATLPAPGLRAQGIWNPTRPITLVVGFPAGGQTDFAARVVQSGLQKALGVSVAIDNRAGAGGNLGTEAVMAARPDGYTLLAGNISPMVINPHTMEGMMIDPREMVPIGLILRSSLILCTHPSLNVRNLAELRAWIAAQPRGSIQYGSTSTGSLTHIAMELFRERLGKPEMTQMAYRGSGPAMADFVAGRFSLMFDGASVVAPLVQAGQLRCVLATGRTRSPAFPDLPTAEQQGLNDFAFYTWTGLFAPRGTPPEIVARLNAALNAALGEPSIRERMTSRGAEPGGGSAEEMGRLMAEDYARWGEVVRVNQIRVES
- a CDS encoding DUF1194 domain-containing protein produces the protein MEAVDLALVLAVDVSASVDFDEFALMLGGLATAFEDAAVIAAATGGPRGAVAVAALFWSEAQEVALPWTRLATAEDGAAIAAALLAAPRLPRAGATALGEGLVAALTLLGRCPAPANRQVVDLSGDGAGNRGRASGPVRDVAVAAGVVINGLAVLNEEPDLLQHYAAEVIGGPGSFAMPCADYADFAEAIGRKLVREMRGPALES
- a CDS encoding CBS domain-containing protein, yielding MQTRTMAEMVRHQNPLTLGPGATVQEACAAMHKRRVGAVLIVEGHRLLGIFTGRDAVHALAVGLDPQRTLVGQVMTAEPCCLSPHDRAHDALRLMTDGGFRHLPVVEDGHLLGIVSRYDFRTQEHRRMDEETGFFEVLR